CGCGAGGCGGCGTCCACGTGCCCGGTCGCCCGCACGATGTTGCTGGACTTGGGGTTGGTGGACTCGGGGCTGGTGGGATCGGGGGAGGGCTCGTCGGTCACGCCCGCGAAGGCTAGCCCGCGTCAGCCCCGCGGAGACGGGGCAGGACGCGGACCATGTCTGTCCTGGCGATCCTCGGCGGCCTGCTCGTGCTCGGGGCGGTGATCGTCGACGTCGTCCCCACCGCGATCGCGAGCGGCCTGCCCGGCGGCTGGCTCACCCGGCGGGTCGGGTCACGGCTGTGGGACGGCGTGCGGAAGGTCGGCGGCGACAACCACGCGTTCATCCAGCTCGGCGGGACCACCCTGGTCATCGGGCTGCTGGTCACCTGGATCGTGCTGCTCGTCCTCGGATGGTGGCTGCTCTTCCTCGGCCTCGGGCGGATCGAGGGGGCCAGCAGCGGCCAGCCTGCGAGCGCCTTCCAGACCCTGTACTTCACCGGCTACGTGGTCTCGACCCTCGGCAACGGCGAGTTCGTCCCCGGGACCGGCATCGGGCAGGCCCTGACGGCCATCGCGTCGGCCAGCGGCATCCTCGTGCTGACCCTCTCCATCACCTACCTGGTCCCCGTCCTCGACGCGGTGTCGACCAAGCGCCGGCTGGCGACGACGCTGCACGCGATCGGGGAGACGCCGAAGGAGATGGCCGCCCGGCTGTGGCCCGGTCCGGATCTCGCCGCCAACCGCGACGTCCTGCTGAGCATCGCCTCGGAGGTCCGCGAGCTGACCCAGAAGCACTACAGCTACCCGGTCCTCCACTACTTCCACAGCCGCCACTGCCAGACGGCCCTGCCGCCGTCGCTCGCCCGCCTCGACGAGACCGTCACGGCGGTGCGGATCGTCCACCCCGACGCCGACGGCGACCTGGGGGTCCACCTCCTCCGCTCGGCGCTCGACGACCTGCTGGAGGCGCTCGCGAGCACCTTCCTGCGTCCCGCCGACGAGGTGCCGCCGCCCCCGTCCGTCGACGTCGTGTCCCAGCTGGTCGACCACGAGCCCGCGGAGCTCGGCGAGTCGCCAGCGCTCGACGAGATGGACACCCACCGGCGCCGGCTCCGCGGCTTCGTCGAGGACGACGGCTGGAGCTGGGACGACGTGCTGGAAGCGGGCCGCCGCGAGACCTGACCGGACCGGTTGGCCCTGGCCGGATGGGCCTCCGTTCACAAGTTGTTGATGGTTTGTACGCATTTGTGGTGGGCTAGGGACCAGGTACGTCGTCCGGCGCCCGCACCCCGCGCACGGACACCTCAACGCCCGCACCCCGCGCTGAGCCTTTCGCACGTCCGTCTCGCTACGGGAAGGCCCGCCGATGTCGGCCTCGATGCCTGCGTCCACCACCCACCTCAGAGATCACGCACCGTCAGAGGGGGATGACCAGCTGCTGGTGACCGTCACCCTCGACCCCGACTCCCACGAATGCCCCGACTGCGGGGTGATCTCCGTGCCCTGCGACGACCGCTCCGCCCGGCCCGAGGACGTGCACCGATGTCGACGGTGAGCGACCGGCCGGCGCGGGCGGCGACCCGCCGGCCCCTGATGGCGCACTACGCACTCCCGCGCGCCACCGGGCCGCGGGTGCTCAGCGACCCCTCGAGCCACCCCTACGTAGACCGGCTCGCCGGGCGCGCGTGCGTCATCGCCGACGGAGCCGCCCGCGATCCCGAGCGGGCCCGCGCCGACGCCGACCGCTGGGACCTCGCCCACCTCCACCT
This genomic window from Euzebya sp. contains:
- a CDS encoding potassium channel family protein, with protein sequence MSVLAILGGLLVLGAVIVDVVPTAIASGLPGGWLTRRVGSRLWDGVRKVGGDNHAFIQLGGTTLVIGLLVTWIVLLVLGWWLLFLGLGRIEGASSGQPASAFQTLYFTGYVVSTLGNGEFVPGTGIGQALTAIASASGILVLTLSITYLVPVLDAVSTKRRLATTLHAIGETPKEMAARLWPGPDLAANRDVLLSIASEVRELTQKHYSYPVLHYFHSRHCQTALPPSLARLDETVTAVRIVHPDADGDLGVHLLRSALDDLLEALASTFLRPADEVPPPPSVDVVSQLVDHEPAELGESPALDEMDTHRRRLRGFVEDDGWSWDDVLEAGRRET